The sequence below is a genomic window from Fibrobacter sp..
ATAATGTGTATGTGGAGAGAATTTTTCCCGTTTATTCACCTCTTGTCTCAGATATCAAAGTTTTAAAGCGGGGAAGAGTACGCAGGGCAAAGCTTTTTTACCTGCGCGGAAGGACTGGAAAGTCAACTCGTATCAAAGAAAAGAAATAGCCTTTCCGAATCAGATATCACTATAGTGTCGAGGAGAAGACAGAAGTCTTCTCCTTTTGTATTTTTATCATATTTACTGACCGGCAGTATCAAACATGTGACATTCTGTGCATTGTAAAGCAGTGGATAGAGGGATTACTCTGGTTTGTCGATTCTGAGGGAGAATAGCTGCTGGTTTTTCAGGAGGAGATTATACTGAGATCCCTTAAATGGTACAGGTCTCTTTCAAGAATGAAAGAGCGTGTTGAAAGCGGCTTTTTTCTTCTTGAAGGTGTAAAGGCGATAGAACAGGTTTCCTCTGTTAAAGGTAGTATCGATGAGATCCTGATTACCCGGGGAATGAACATTGATGGGGATCGGTTTGGATGTCCTGTCCGGGAGATCTCAAGTTCTCAATTCCTCTCAATAAGCAATGCCAGAGCTCCTCAGGGCATAATTGCTGTAGTGAAGCTTCCTTCTGAAACATACAGTTCTGGATTGCCCCCTGAGCCCGGTTCAAAGATCCTGCTCCTTGAAAACATACAGGACCCCGGAAATATAGGCACTCTGCTCCGCACTGCTGTTGCATTCGGTTTTTCGGGTGCTTTACTGTCGCTTCAGTCTGCTGACCCTTTTTCTCCAAAAGCCGTACAGGCTACAGCCGGAACAGTTTTGTCGTTGTGGATAAGACGCTCTGACAACTACCTTCAGATCGCATCATCGCTGAAACAGATGGGGTATTCTATTCTTTCAGCAGATGTAAAAGGAGATTCGGGTATCG
It includes:
- a CDS encoding RNA methyltransferase: MKERVESGFFLLEGVKAIEQVSSVKGSIDEILITRGMNIDGDRFGCPVREISSSQFLSISNARAPQGIIAVVKLPSETYSSGLPPEPGSKILLLENIQDPGNIGTLLRTAVAFGFSGALLSLQSADPFSPKAVQATAGTVLSLWIRRSDNYLQIASSLKQMGYSILSADVKGDSGIDFSRTEKMVVALGNEGSGLTAEILKLSEKKFRIPISSNAESLNVAVSGAIAMFCAKMGYGC